The stretch of DNA TCGAGCATCTGGAGGTAGTCTTCGAGTTCGGACTCGGACTCGAACGCCGTCCCGTAGACGCGGGTCAGCGTCTCGTTGTCCTCGTCGCCGCGCCAGTACGCCGAGGAGATGTTGAGCAGTTCGACCGCGCCGATCTCCCCGGTGGACTCGACGTGGGGGCCCTGACAGAGGTCCTCCCAGTCGTCCTGTCGGTAGAAGCTGACCGTCTCCGCGTCGGCGGCCTCCTCCTCGAGGATCTCCCGCTTGAAGCGGTTGTCGTCGTACCGCTCGAACGCCTCCTCCCGGGAGCGTTCGAGCCGTTCGATGTCGTAGTCCGCTTCGACGATCTCCACCATCTCCGCCTCGATCGCGTCGAGATCAGCCTCCTCCAGGTCGACGTTCGTCACGTCGTAGTAGAAGCCGTCCTCCGTCGGGGGGCCGATGGTGAGTTTGGCCTCGGGGTGGAGCCGCTGGAGCGCCTGTGCGAACACGTGGGCCGCGGAGTGACGCAGCACGTCGAGGTACTCCTCGGACTGGTCGGTGACGATCTCGAGCTGTGCGCCGTCGTGGAGTTCGTCCTCCTTCGCGACGAGTTCGCCGTCGACGACGCCCGCGACGGTGTCGTCGCCGAGCCCGGGGCCGATCTCGTAGGCGGCGTCCTCGACGGTGGCGTCATCCGGCACGGAGAGCTCCGAACCGTCCGGCAGCACGACCGTGATATCGCTCATACGCCACGCAACTCCCCGCGGGGATTAAGACCTGTTGAGATGCGTTGGCGGACCTCCGCAACGCTTTCCACTCAGATCTCGATCGCCTCGCCGCCCGCGGCCCGCTCGAGGCCGACGACGACCGCGGCACCGACGACCGCCGCCCCACAGAAGAGGCCGATCGCGGCCGTCGTCCACCCAGTGTCGAGCCGTGTCGCGGTCTGGACGACTGGCGCCCGGAGCGCGCCGACGACCAGCGCGACGAGGAACGTCATCGTCGCCGCCTTCCGGCGGTCGAGCGCCCACCTGACCGCGTGGGCGACGGTGAACAGGCCGCCGACGCCGCCCGCGAGGAACGTGAGGATCGTCGGCGTCCCCGCGGGGATCGACGCTGACTCGCCCGTGAGGATCGCGAACACGGCGTCGACGAACGCGCTCAGGTGGTCGATCATGTACTCGTACTGTCCCAGCAGCAGGAGCAGCAGCGAGCCCGACACGCCGGGCAGGATCATCGCGGTCACCGCGATCGAGCCAGCGAGGAAGGTGACGGGCAGGCTGTGTCCGAGCGCCCCTTCTGCCTGCCCGGAGAGCAGGAACGCGACCGCGAACCCCGAGACGGCGGCGGCTTGCCGGCCGCGGGTGTCGAACGCCATCTCCCGGCGCAGCAGCCACGCCGAGGCGCCGATCAGCCCGAAGAAGCCGCCGAACGTCGCCGCGGGGTAGGCGGCCATCGCGTGTTCGAGCACGCGCGAGACGGTCACGATCGCGGTCGCGATCCCCAGCCCGAGTGCGGCGAGGAACAGCCCGTCGATCTCACGGAACGCCGCGACTGCGTCGGCACGGCGGTCGGGCAGCGGTGCGGCGACGATGTCGAGCAGTCGGTCGGGCTCGACGGCGGTGATCGCGGCGATCAGTCGCGGGTAGATGCCGGTCAGCAGCGCGATGGTCCCCCCCGAGACGCCGGGCACCGCGTCCGCGGCGCCCATCGCGATCCCGCGGAGGTAGACGCCCAGGGAGGCCCGTCCAGCCATTAGTTCGTCGCCCGCGCCGCCGGACCGAGCGCGTCGAGCTCGCCGATCACGCTCGGCGCCTCGACGGCTGTGTCGGATGACTGGTCGTCACCGTCGGCGGTCGCCGACAGCTCGGTGCCTGCGAGGCTGCTGGTGTTCTCGGTCGTGTTCGTTTCGTTGCCGCTCTCGTTCTGTGCGCCCTCGGGCGGCTGTGTGCGCTTCTCGAGCGTGATCTGTTTGGGCTCCTCGTCGACGCCCAGCACCTTCCCCTCGGAGACGTCGAACTCCTGGCCGTACTGGATCGAGTAGCCGCTCTCGTTGGTCGTCGCCGGCGCCGAGACGGTGTAGCTCCCGTTGGCGCGGACGCTCACGTTCGTGTAGCCGTCCTCCGGCCCGAACTCGTCGTAGCCGGTCGTGGAGTACGGCAGCGTCAGCGTGAACTCACCCTCGTCGTTCGTCTCGGCGTGCTGCGTGTAGGTGAACGTCTGGTTCGACGACGGCATCCGCATCTGGACGGAGGCGGTCACCTCGGTGTTGGCGGGCGCGTTCGACCCCTCGACGGTCGCGCTCGGCACCTTCTCGAACGTCTTCACCCACGACGGCGTCGTGGTGGACTGCTGGTAGATCAGCCCGTAGAGCCGGTCGCCGGCCATCGCGGCCTGTCGGCGGTCGTTCAGCTGGAAGTTCCGGTTCTGGGCCTCGCTGGCCTTCGCCAGTCGGTAGTGCTCCAGCGCGGGGACGTCCTCGCTCGGGAACGGCCCGACGCCGCCGATCTGGGCGCTGCCGTCCTCCTCGACGTACGCCTCGGCGGCGCTCATGTTGGGGAAGCGCCGCAGCATCGAGTCGTTGGCCATCGTCGTCCGGGCGTCGAAGGACTCGCCGTCGGCGCTGGTCAGTTCGCGGGTCTCCCAGTCGACCACGAACGGCGCGGCGTCCTGTGCGGAGCCGTGGTAGCGGTACAGCCGGATCATCAGGCTCTCGTAGTACCGCTGGTCGTAGATCTGGGCCGACTGGCTGACGAACGTGCCGCGTTCGGTCTCGTTGAGCTGGTAGATGCCCTCCGCGAAGTCGCTGTAGGAGACGTTCTGGTCGTCGTAGAACGTCACGGGCGCGCTGAACTTCGAGGTGACCGAGGCCATCTGGTAGTCGACCATCACGTAGCGGGTCTCCTCGCCCGGCTGAGCGCGGCGGTCGAGCACGTTCTGGGCCTGGCTCTCGTTGGGCGCGAGCAGGTAGTTCGCGGCGTTGGTCGCGCCCTGCTGGAACGGGTTCGCGTTCGGAATCCGTTCGCTCTGGGTCGTGATCCAGTGGCCGTAGTCCCACCACGACATCACGCCGTAGGCACCTTCGGGGTACTCGAAGTCGTCAGTCTTCTCGTAGGCGCCGTAGTACTCCATGTCTTCGGCGTTGCCGGCGCCGCCGAGGTTCCCTTCTTCGGGGGTGTTGTTCTGCATCCAGTCGAACGTGCCTTCCCACGCGAGCACCGCGCCCGGGCCGGTGCTGTTGCCGGTCTGGACCGACGTGGCGGTCTGCGTGCCGGGGCTACCGGGGCCGCCGCCGAGCGTGACGGGCATCGCGAGCACGGGCGCGGCGACGAGCAGGAGGACGGCGGCGACGGTGAGCACCTGGTGGCCCTCCAGCTCCTCGACGAACATGATCGCGCCCACGAGCGCCGCGGCCGCGACCGCCACTGCCGCGAGCGTCTGATCGAGCAGCAGCAGGCCGAACACGACCGGAACCGCCGCGAAGCCGATCGTGCGGACTTCGAGGTCGGCCGCGGCCAGCGCGCTGTCGATGTCGATGTAGTTGAGCACGCGGCCGAACAGGTACGCGTTCGCGACGACGACGACGACGGCGAGGTAGTAGTTGAAGCGGACCTGGGTGAACGCCATCGAGGTGATAAAGGCTGCCCAGACCACGAACAGCAGGTCGGTCGCCTCGTACTCCGCGATCAGCGGTGCACCAGCGAGGAGCGCCGCGACG from Halolamina sediminis encodes:
- a CDS encoding oligosaccharyl transferase, archaeosortase A system-associated; this encodes MSSRSESNDFLQSLRDTAADWYHVPALLLAMAWMFWVRMQNYSRFLQNNEVYFSGNDAWYHLRQSTYSTLNFPGVMPFDPWTGFPVGRFAGQFGTLYDQLVALLALIIGLGSPNEALVAKVLLVSPAVFGALAVVPVYFIGKRFSSRLGGLFAVFLLALLPGLFLQRTLVGAADHNAVEPFFMGMAMVGLFGAVAVANRTMPVWEVVREELIESRDLDTTKEPLLWSVAAGVLMGLFIWAWPPAVFLVGIVGLFLVLNVVTDVVHGDTPEPIAFVVAVSMGVTGVISVLLIDTIGIGTTAHSLLQPIAAFAVATAAVFFAVFARYWEREDIDPTYFPVAILAVGTIGTIVISVVAQGLYSQITGNLLRIVGFSAGAATRTISEAQPFISQNSIQQYGLNSGTERIILEYGVTLFTAILAVVLMHARPLIRKGTQRAYTYLGGSLLTAALIFLTPLPSVIGGAVGIDQQVLGLVIVAALLAGAPLIAEYEATDLLFVVWAAFITSMAFTQVRFNYYLAVVVVVANAYLFGRVLNYIDIDSALAAADLEVRTIGFAAVPVVFGLLLLDQTLAAVAVAAAALVGAIMFVEELEGHQVLTVAAVLLLVAAPVLAMPVTLGGGPGSPGTQTATSVQTGNSTGPGAVLAWEGTFDWMQNNTPEEGNLGGAGNAEDMEYYGAYEKTDDFEYPEGAYGVMSWWDYGHWITTQSERIPNANPFQQGATNAANYLLAPNESQAQNVLDRRAQPGEETRYVMVDYQMASVTSKFSAPVTFYDDQNVSYSDFAEGIYQLNETERGTFVSQSAQIYDQRYYESLMIRLYRYHGSAQDAAPFVVDWETRELTSADGESFDARTTMANDSMLRRFPNMSAAEAYVEEDGSAQIGGVGPFPSEDVPALEHYRLAKASEAQNRNFQLNDRRQAAMAGDRLYGLIYQQSTTTPSWVKTFEKVPSATVEGSNAPANTEVTASVQMRMPSSNQTFTYTQHAETNDEGEFTLTLPYSTTGYDEFGPEDGYTNVSVRANGSYTVSAPATTNESGYSIQYGQEFDVSEGKVLGVDEEPKQITLEKRTQPPEGAQNESGNETNTTENTSSLAGTELSATADGDDQSSDTAVEAPSVIGELDALGPAARATN
- a CDS encoding DUF368 domain-containing protein, with the protein product MAGRASLGVYLRGIAMGAADAVPGVSGGTIALLTGIYPRLIAAITAVEPDRLLDIVAAPLPDRRADAVAAFREIDGLFLAALGLGIATAIVTVSRVLEHAMAAYPAATFGGFFGLIGASAWLLRREMAFDTRGRQAAAVSGFAVAFLLSGQAEGALGHSLPVTFLAGSIAVTAMILPGVSGSLLLLLLGQYEYMIDHLSAFVDAVFAILTGESASIPAGTPTILTFLAGGVGGLFTVAHAVRWALDRRKAATMTFLVALVVGALRAPVVQTATRLDTGWTTAAIGLFCGAAVVGAAVVVGLERAAGGEAIEI